GAGAAACAGGGTCAGTGGCCCGAGTTGCGAATTCGTGATCAATAATATGTCGACACGATTCTAAGGGTGCATTCTCTTTAGTTGCGAATTTATCATAagaaaatatagaaaattttatgacatttttgtttttcttatcGTAGCGACTATCTCATGTTCTTTGTTgtggaaaaattataaaaatggaGAATACGAGAAACGGAAAGGAAaagagtacaataaatgaaaatatttaatttagtacTCCAATACTACTTAATTTCGCTACCTAGAATGTGACATTCTTTTAGTTAATGTCCGAGAGTTCCATATAAATAAATCATCAAGTCATGTCTGTTTCAGAATCTTTAAGTCAATGAACCAGTAGTTAAATAATTACATGCAAATTATAAAGCTTGCAAAATCTTAATTTGACAAAATTTTTGGAATTTATATCCCTTACAAAAATAATGATTACATTAAAAATAGTTGTTCTTGTAAATGAAAGTATTACCGTGTAAGTGAAATACAAATTCTGTttaaaatgttttaaaaaaaattaagaccGGTGGTTCGATTTGCTTGAAATGACCGAACAACGCATCAGCTCACGGAATCGACCGGTTTGGTCGATATAggtgtgtgagagagaaaggGTAAATAGGGTGAGAGTTCAAAAAAAGGGTGAGTGAGACAAAAATAACATTACATAGACAAGGGCCACATGGCAATACTTGTTCTTTTCTAGATTTTTGGTTCTATATTTCGAACTCGACCACCCAACTAAATTGTACAAGGACCACATGCCTTTGCAATAACtatttcatttccttttccccAATGCATTTGTTACTCTATAGTCACTACAAACACATGACAAAAAATTAATTCCCATCGTTTTCAAGAGAGACctatttaataattaatcacaTGGACTAAAACATCCAAAATTATATACGTCTCAAACTCTCAAGTAACGAGAGGGACAATGACTTGACTTGGCCAAGTTGGTTGGTGTACATGTATAAAAGCATCAATTCATACATTTAACTTTATGGCTTTTTTTAGTAGCTATGTTCATCCAATTTGTCTTCCTAGTGTAAATGGTGTAATTTTCTTGGTAGGGAGAGAACTAGATTTGGTGCTCACCTAGCTACTAGTCTTAGGCAATTCAATTCTGATTTACTTGGGGTTATTATGAGATTATTCTGTTTGTGACGTCATTCATCTATTCTCCGAAAATAATCTAAAGTTTAATTTTTGCTATTCGAAGTGTTCAAGTCTAATTCTATGTAAAACATCGAGTGTTTGTTTTATAGTAGTAAAAGTATATATCAAAGCCTATCATATAGTAGAACGTAAGATTACTCAATGCATATCGAAGTTAGTGACAACGAGTTTATATGAAAAATAGATAATTGTACTATTTATAAACACTAAACTTCACAAATTCttattttgtaaatgaattaaaaattcgtcaccaaatatacaaagtattatagtaattttttactAGGTTGTCAATACCACCGCCCCCAAATTAATGTTTAGATATACGCCTAAAATAACTGTGTGGCGTGGCATAAAAGGTCGATATACTAAATAACTTCAGCTAGTCACGATTTCATTAATTTCTCATTTTAATTCTCCAAAAATTGACAACAGtgtgaaaaataaaacaatttaagtTTTTGTATTTGGAAGCTGGGTTTTTAGTTCGTATGCAAAATCAGAATTTCGTAAAAGTTCATCTGAAAAAAACACCAAAGGTAACAATCCCACCTAGTTAGAAAGGCTTTTCAAAGCAAGTGAATCAAACAATCATTACACAAGCTAAGCAGAATGCTATACACATATCATCAAACAATGCAACAAACCTCAAAACCAAAATCTTGCCTAACAACAATGTCAATTTTGATGTTTTGGGATTGCTCAGGTCttgcaaataaccacaaaacaaggCAAAAGAGCCTTATGATTGAGCAAGTAAAGCTCTTCAATGTTGGAGTAGAGCCCAACTTTCCCGGCAAGCGAGTCGAACCCCGTCTGCCCGGCTATGTCCCCGATGTTCTCCAGAGGGCGGTGCACCCTCCCCGCGATCACCCTGCACACGATCAACGCCTTCCTAACACCTGGATCCTCATTCGGGATCTCAATGGACTCGAACGCCCTCCCGCTCGTGGAGGTCGTGAACACTCCCACCCCACCCTTGAGCTCCCTCTTGGTCGAGAACCCCTCCCGGATGATGCGACACACGCTGCACTTCTTGGAGATGCAGAGGCTCGACGAGCCGCTCAGGCCGAGGGAGCAAGTTAGTGTGGTGCCGTGGAACCTCAGGAGCTCGTTCCCGTCGGCTAGGCAGCGGGGGTGCTTCTTCGGGAGCTTGCTCGCCTTCGCCTTGACGCTCTCCCGGTAGTTCTCGAATCGAGCTAGGGTTTTCTGCATATTGTGGACTTTCAAAACCCTGTCGATTCTTACGCAATGGCTCTCTGTTTTTAGCCAGCTTGATCTGCAGATTATCTCTACTATCTTCCTTGATGAATCCCCCTCAATTAGCTCTGTCACTGTACAAACACCATAGCAATGTTGATTAGATTATGAAACAATtccattttctatttctttactttttttcccTCTTTTTGGTTTCTGAAAATATCTAGGGTTCTAACTTTTAACGCCTCTGCCTTTTCTTCAAAACTGAGAGCTAATTGAATAAAATTGTACTAACAGGCATTGCCAAGATTCTCTGCGTTTTCTTCAAATTCAGGGCTAATTGAACAAAATTGTAAACAAAATTTGTAACATTCTCTGCTTTTTCTTAAAATTGAGGGCTAAAATCTTCAGTTCTCCAACAAAAAGCAGAAACACTTTTTGTAGAGAATGAAGATAAAGAATAAAGAAAGCAAAAGAGAAAACACAGATTCGAGGAAGGAAAAAGGAATTACCAGCATGGTTGGAAAGGTGATGCGACTCAAGAGCTTCCCACTTTGAAAATTGCTCTCCACATTTGTGACATGTCTCGCCATTTCCGCCGCCGTCTTTCTCAAAAGAGGGGCGTTTCTGCGGCGGAAGCCCCTCCCTCTCCGCCGCCTTCCTCGGCGGCGTTGCGGAGTTCCTAAACGAAGGATTGAAGTAATGCATCGTGGGGTGGCCTCCGGGGCCAGGCGTCCCGGGCCTCAGCGTTCCAACGTACGTCGATCCACCGCCATTTTCTCCGGCAGCGGCGGCGCCACCGCCGAAGCCGGTGATCTTGAGCTCGCACCTCGTGTTGCTCAGAATCACCTCGTGAGCTATCGGGTTGAGAAACTCGCTGCTCCCGATGGATCTAGGGCTGCAGCTGGGGGGGCGGTCGAGGTGCCTCTTGCTGCCGTGAATCACATCCTTCAAATTCGCAATCGACCTCGAGCAGCCCGATCTGCCGGATTTCCTCGTCAGGATTGAGCTCAGCTGCTTCTTCGTCTTCGGATTGTGGACATCCGACGGCTCCGATTTGCAGTGGAGCGACTTTTTCAGCGAGAACCAAACCGTTGCCGGCgtatccttcttcttcttcttctcccccATTCCGAAGATTAGTTCAAGTCAATTCATCAACATTGCTGCATACTAGTGCAAAACAAAGCGCAATTCATACAAATTCAAACGAAATGAGCTGACCTAGAATTGAATTTGGGGGGGAAATTGAGTAGAGAAATGAGAATCTTTGTAGATGATGACAGATGAATAAAAAGGGTTGGGCAGTAAATAACTGGATTGCAGAAAGAAGAGGTGCAGATACTACCTATGGTGGTGGGGGGTGGTTGAAGTAGACTGTGGATtgtatttagagcatctccaatggcggacgtccggtcggacttgggcgacgggcgaccgggacgtccgccattatggcaggggggtcggatacggacgtcccgtgaggacgtcgggtgtcctcggacgtcggcgcgacgggcgggcggacgtccgggtcggacgtccaatttttaaattttttttaaactatatatatacggctcgttgaattttttttaaatgaaattgttaatttttcccgttcgtattcgtgttgaaattttatttccgtaaacgtaaattgttttatttgtgattttttttattgcgataagtcctagtgggaagggcgatgggaagggcggattgtgaaggggatgtcctagtgacgtggcagtgggatgggaagtcctagtgacgtggcgggaagtgttttcgggatgtccgagtgggacatccgcccactggagatgctcttaatgcAGCTCACCTCAAATTTGAATTCAATGGCTCAGTGTAATGAATGCACTCTTGCTTTTGAAGAACCAGTTACCAGTTTTGGATTTGCATGGTGGGAGCATCTTTGTCGCCCACTGCCCGGTCCGGTTCTCGTTTTGAAACCGTCGCGGTCAATTTTAGTTTTGTGTTTCACAaaaccgaaaccggcggtttcggtaTTGTGCTGCTCTATGGGGGTGTTTTATCTGGGTTGGTTGTGTGGTGCCTACTCTTGCTTTTCGATGTTTAGTGGAAAAATATGTTTGTGTTAATAAATCTTTGATTTTGGGAAGACATTGATTTATGTTGTGCTGTTGCATGCTCtatatatttttgtttcttCCAAATAGTATATGATTAACATCAGAGACTTCGATAAATTAAGTTCGTATATATTAATTGTAATAAATAAGCCAAAATTGGAATTTAGCATTACTTAATTCAAACTCTAATCATTAAATTAATCCCCTGATGATTAAATTAATCAGATTCAAACTTATATATGTGACATATCATTGAAGACATTGTGTGATGCATTGCTTCATCAAGTGGTCCATATTTATGGTACTACAGTTAGAATAACTCAtgagttattttcttttatctatTTGACTCTATTAATTTTGCCTCAAGATTTCCTAGTATGGCTGTATGGCATTGCCAATTGTAATCATTGTCTTAGAAAATACAGTATGTTACTCAGAGAAAATgtcatattttatatttatttatttcacgaaagatattactatattttttttaaacaagtAAATTAAAGAATGATTAAAAATACACTATCACTTTAGAGAATAtatcacaattttatttttatttattctacAAAAGATATTACATTTTCAGTTTTGAAACTAAGTTAGAAATTCTTAAAGGCATCCACGGTGGGCCGCCCtaaggggcgccctaaagcccgccctatgtaccgtcacgtcagcattttatcctcctgccctttcacctgcagtggggcgccttataggttttactattgttttgttaattaatttaaatattttcaaatatataaatgcaaactaattaaaaaaacacaacgattaaataGAAACGACAAAtagtacattgattaaaaaaaagttacaatggtcgtactgcgtgttgtcgtcgaacgaccgatattcgccaggttgtgtaccTGGCCACCGTGCGCCATCTCCAAATATCGGGCTACcaggacttgagtatccaccggaatccattttatagtgtaatttgagagttgaaaagtgaatcgaaaagttacaaatgaaatatgaggatggagtatttatataaacaaaatttttgaattaaaaaaaaaactaaaacgcgttgcatcgtccgcgtcgcccacagtgggcagACGATAGCGCGGACAATACCCTATCGtccgggcgcgctatcgtccgccccattgttcATGCTCTAATGCAACCAGCCAAATTTGATGAAACAGTTGTCTCCAGATGGTCAGTGGGGCACAACTTTCACCAGGATCGACTAAAAACACTACCTCTCCCAGAtctatgaaaaaaataaattgaaaaataaaatattaaatatatcaatttgagattttttttaagagtgatgctaaatggccataatgtggccggccataaagagttaatttagtccgtttacatgtataaaaaaattagaattaccgatataaacttatatgtgtgtgaatagacttgtgagttgatacttatctttgaattccattacgtaaaacacattaatatcacgaattactatatacgttgagcaacaatcaagaaatgacagtagtaataagttgagcaaaaactacgaaagagcaacactaacatgttgagcaacatataatgaagatgatataaaagtaaaatcaagtagtattaaaccaaaaatttttaaaaaaaatcaatttttttgttatttaattaatttatggctggccataatgtggtcgcatagcattattctttttttaaaactaaCATAATGAAAATGCTATTTAGTCGATCCAAATTAGAGCATAAATTGTCGAGCTTCGGTGGAAAAGAACAATAGAATACCAAACTCCAAAAACAAATCGAAATGTGTGAAAAGGAAGATCTAATAATAACATTTGATTTGAACACCGATTTCCATGTAACTTTTTCAACTTTGGGATAAAAGAAAAGAGTAAAAGTGGCAATGAAATTAATGGAtataataatatactactaAATTTACTG
This DNA window, taken from Salvia splendens isolate huo1 chromosome 18, SspV2, whole genome shotgun sequence, encodes the following:
- the LOC121776002 gene encoding uncharacterized protein LOC121776002 — encoded protein: MGEKKKKKDTPATVWFSLKKSLHCKSEPSDVHNPKTKKQLSSILTRKSGRSGCSRSIANLKDVIHGSKRHLDRPPSCSPRSIGSSEFLNPIAHEVILSNTRCELKITGFGGGAAAAGENGGGSTYVGTLRPGTPGPGGHPTMHYFNPSFRNSATPPRKAAEREGLPPQKRPSFEKDGGGNGETCHKCGEQFSKWEALESHHLSNHAVTELIEGDSSRKIVEIICRSSWLKTESHCVRIDRVLKVHNMQKTLARFENYRESVKAKASKLPKKHPRCLADGNELLRFHGTTLTCSLGLSGSSSLCISKKCSVCRIIREGFSTKRELKGGVGVFTTSTSGRAFESIEIPNEDPGVRKALIVCRVIAGRVHRPLENIGDIAGQTGFDSLAGKVGLYSNIEELYLLNHKALLPCFVVICKT